Within the Cloacibacillus sp. genome, the region CGTTCGGCTGGCGCGCGCCGGCACACATGCGGAAATTTACAGGCTCTAGACGCCCAGCGCGCAGAAAAGCGCGCTGAGATGTCGTCTTGTAGCAAGTTTTTTCTATAATTTCAGCGGATAAAATTACCTGTAGATGATAAAATAAAAAAAGCCGTTTTTTGGCGAATTTAACTTTTAGAAAGTATGGCGCTCTATGTCTGATAAAAAACATTTTGTGCACAACACGGATATTGGACAGAACTTTTTGATAGACCGTTCTGTTGTGGATTTTATAGTAAAGCAGGCGGAGATCCAGCCGGGCGACGTAGTGCTGGAGATAGGCCCTGGCGACGGAGTGCTGACGCGCGGGCTGCTTTCAACGCAGCTTTCCGCGCTCTATTCTGTCGAGGTGGACGAACGCCTCCGCGAAGGGATAGAAAAAATCGAGGCGCGTGACGCGCGCTGTAAATGTTTCTGGGGCGACGCGGTGCGCTTTGATTACGCAAACGGCCTGCCGCAGCACCCGACAAAGATAATTGCGAACCTCCCGTACCACATCACGACGCCGCTTATGTGGACCTTCCTTGAACAGCTTGTGCCGCGCGGCGTGGGCTATATGCTGCTCATGGTGCAGCTTGAATCCGCCGAACGCATCTGTTCTCCCGCGGGGCACAGAGAGCGTTCGCCGCTTGGTATCACGGTAGAGGCGATGGGAGAGGCCGCGGTCGTCCGACGCGTGCCGCCCTCTTCCTTCAACCCACAGCCGAAGGTAAATTCAGCCATCATCGACATAAAGATAGGCAAAAATCGCGAGCTGGCAAACGACAGGACGTGGCGCGGCCTTTTGAAACGTTCATTCACACAGCGCCGCAAGACGCTGGTCAACAACTGGTCTGTCGGCTACACCGACGTAGACCGCGCGCGCGCGCTTGAGATACTCGAAGCGCACGGCATGAAGGCGACGGAGCGCGCCGAAGAGGTGACGTTGGATAAATGGTTCGCGCTTGCAAAAGAGCCGGCCTTTTATCTTAAAAATAAAAAACCAAAAGAAGCGGAGAGCGGCGAATGTACTGGGATATAAACAAAGTTATCGTTTCTCAGAGCGATGATCTGCCAATAGACTGGGCTGCGGCGGTGCCGCACAAACGCGTCATCGTTGAGATAGGTTTTGGCAACGGAGAATTTCTTGAATATCTGGCGCACAGCAACCCTGAAGCGCTCGTCGTCGGCGTAGAGGTCTCGCAGTGGTGCGCCTCGAAGGGCGCGCGCCGCATACTTATGGCGGAGCTGCCCAACGCCCGCATCATGCACGGCGACGCGCGTTTTCTGTTGCGCCATTGCTTCGCGCCGGAGAGCGTGAGCCGCGTCCACATGAACTTCCCCTGCCCGTGGCCGAAGACGCGGCATGCACAGCGCAGGGTGACCGTTCCCTCCTTCGCCGGGCTGCTGGAATATCTGCTGGAACCGAAAGGCGCCTTTGAACTTGCCACAGACGTGGACTGGTACGCGGAGGAGACGGCGGAGGTCTTTGCCGGCAATCCGCTCTTTAGCGCGGAGACTCCCGTGCTGAACCCGGTGCGCCCCTACGTCACAAAATACGAACGCAAATGGAAGGCAATGGGAAAAGATACATGGAGCCTCGTCGTCACAAAAGAGGCGAAACTGACAGAAAAGCCGCATGAAGAGGAGAATTGGCCGATGGAAGGCGAAGCGCTTACAAAAAAGAACGTAAAAGAGGTAATGGAGGCACTGAAAGATCTTGAAGGCCGTGGCGTTGGCGGCAAGGGGCACTGGATATTCCGCGATGCCTTCGTCTCCGCCGAGGGAGCGGGCCTAATACTCGTCATTACAGCCGACGAAGGCTTTGAACAGCATTTTTACCTAAAGGTGCTGGCCTCGCCGCGCGGCGTAAATATAAAAGTGGACTCCGTGGGACATCCCTACAGAACGCCCGCTATGAGGGCCGCGCTGCTTGCGGCGCTCGACGCGGCGGGCCGCAGGGATTCACGCGAGGCGGCCGCCTGCCTCGCGGAGGATGCCGAACGCGAAGATTAAACTCGCATACTCGCATAAAATATGGCCGGCGCCAGTACGAGGCGCCGGCCATATTTTTATTTTATGGATGTAGCCTACGCCCTGTTTTTGATGAACTTTTTTATTCCGTACCAGGCGGTCACCGTCCACGGCAGAAAGGCGACAACGTTTAGCGTCTGCTGGAGTCCCGCGTAGTCCGCGATCACCCCGACAGGCGTCACCGCGAGATTGGCAAGCCCCCACGATACGCCCATAGCAAGCGAGCTTGCAAGGCTGCGCATCTCGGGACATCTTCTTTGCGCCATCGCGGTGGAGACTGGGGTGCTCGCCTGCAAAAAGGCAAAGCCTATCATAAGCATCGAAAGCGAAAAGAGGCTGTTGTTCCACAGGCCCGCAATCAAAAATACAGGAGAGGCGGCGAGCGCTCCGAAAAGCACCTTGGTGTCGCCGTAACTGTCGGCGATGCGCCCTCCCGCTATCCCGGCAAGCGTCCCTGAGAGAGTGAGCGCAAAGAGCATCGCGCCGCCCATAGCAATGGAGCCGCCGCGCGAGATGATGAGCATTGGCAGAAATATTTTTATAGACTGATATGACGCGTCCCTAATGCTTGTGATAGAGACGATCCAGCCTATTTTTGACAGCAGATAGCGCAGATTTCGGAAAATATTTTGATCTGCGGAAGGGTTGAAATCGCGGACTATTTCGCTTGTGCGCCCTCCGATGCTGCGCCAGATATAAAAGCATAAAGCGGCCGCCGCCGGCAGCACGACAAGCGGAAAGCCGCGTCTGCCCAGCATTGAGATCATAAATACGACGTAAAGCGGCCCAAGCGAGCTTCCGATGCCGCCGCTTGCCTGAAAGAGCGAAAGATAGAAGGCAAGCTTAGCCTTTCCCGCCGCGGCCCCGCATCCGCCAGAGCCCTGAGGGTGAAAGAGCGCCGTGCCAGCGCTCATCATGCCGACAAAAATAAAGGCCGCGCCGTAACTTGGGGCAAGAGGCAGAAGGCACGCGCCGCAGACCGAAATAAGCGGCCCCCACACGGCAAACCACGGACGCCGCAGCCTGTCTGCGAAATATCCGGTTATCGGCTGCGCGAAAATATTCGTTATGCCAAATAGCGCGTTCAAAAAGCCCGCCTGTCCCAGCGTAAGCCCAATGGACTGCGCAAGCATGGGGATAATGGTGGGCAGCGCCGTGGAATGCATGTCGTTGAAGCCGTGAAGAAAGATAACGCCGAAAAGTTTGCGTTTGTTTTGCGGCGAGATAATTTGATTTTCAGTTGAAGCGGAAGGCTCGGTCATAAAAAATCCCCCAAA harbors:
- the rsmA gene encoding 16S rRNA (adenine(1518)-N(6)/adenine(1519)-N(6))-dimethyltransferase RsmA, with translation MSDKKHFVHNTDIGQNFLIDRSVVDFIVKQAEIQPGDVVLEIGPGDGVLTRGLLSTQLSALYSVEVDERLREGIEKIEARDARCKCFWGDAVRFDYANGLPQHPTKIIANLPYHITTPLMWTFLEQLVPRGVGYMLLMVQLESAERICSPAGHRERSPLGITVEAMGEAAVVRRVPPSSFNPQPKVNSAIIDIKIGKNRELANDRTWRGLLKRSFTQRRKTLVNNWSVGYTDVDRARALEILEAHGMKATERAEEVTLDKWFALAKEPAFYLKNKKPKEAESGECTGI
- the trmB gene encoding tRNA (guanosine(46)-N7)-methyltransferase TrmB, which gives rise to MYWDINKVIVSQSDDLPIDWAAAVPHKRVIVEIGFGNGEFLEYLAHSNPEALVVGVEVSQWCASKGARRILMAELPNARIMHGDARFLLRHCFAPESVSRVHMNFPCPWPKTRHAQRRVTVPSFAGLLEYLLEPKGAFELATDVDWYAEETAEVFAGNPLFSAETPVLNPVRPYVTKYERKWKAMGKDTWSLVVTKEAKLTEKPHEEENWPMEGEALTKKNVKEVMEALKDLEGRGVGGKGHWIFRDAFVSAEGAGLILVITADEGFEQHFYLKVLASPRGVNIKVDSVGHPYRTPAMRAALLAALDAAGRRDSREAAACLAEDAERED
- a CDS encoding MFS transporter produces the protein MTEPSASTENQIISPQNKRKLFGVIFLHGFNDMHSTALPTIIPMLAQSIGLTLGQAGFLNALFGITNIFAQPITGYFADRLRRPWFAVWGPLISVCGACLLPLAPSYGAAFIFVGMMSAGTALFHPQGSGGCGAAAGKAKLAFYLSLFQASGGIGSSLGPLYVVFMISMLGRRGFPLVVLPAAAALCFYIWRSIGGRTSEIVRDFNPSADQNIFRNLRYLLSKIGWIVSITSIRDASYQSIKIFLPMLIISRGGSIAMGGAMLFALTLSGTLAGIAGGRIADSYGDTKVLFGALAASPVFLIAGLWNNSLFSLSMLMIGFAFLQASTPVSTAMAQRRCPEMRSLASSLAMGVSWGLANLAVTPVGVIADYAGLQQTLNVVAFLPWTVTAWYGIKKFIKNRA